A region of the Muricauda sp. MAR_2010_75 genome:
GAACTGAGTAGACATACATGGGACGCGGTGGTCAATTGGATTGTGTTCACACCGGAGGAAATGCAAAGGGATATTGAGCTTTTCAAGGGAAAAACAAAGCAATACATTTTTATTAGCTCGGCTTCTTGCTACCAAACACCCTTGAGCTATCCCATCATTACTGAGTCTACACCCATTCGCAACAATGTTTGGGAATACTCCAATAATAAAATTAAGTGTGAAGAATTGTTGATGAAAGCCTACCGCGAGCAGGATTTTCCATTTACCATTGTAAGACCTTCATTTACCTACGATACTATCATTCCTATTGCCATTGGTGGGGTGAAAGAATATACCACGGCAGACCGAATTTTAAAAGGCCAGGAAATTATTATTCATGGTGATGGTACTTCGGTTTGGGTTACAACACATGCTGATGATTTTGCTGTGGGATTAGTTGGCTTGTTGGGACTTACCCAAGCTATAGGGCATACGTTTCATATCACTTCTGATGAAGTTTTAACTTGGAATTCCATTTATAAAATTTTGGCCGATAGTTTAGGCTGTGAGCTGAATGCAGTGCATATTA
Encoded here:
- a CDS encoding NAD-dependent epimerase/dehydratase family protein, whose amino-acid sequence is MKVLFIGGTGNISTPCSRLAIEKGIDLYHLNRGLTGVEIPKVKTIIGDINKPETLSELSRHTWDAVVNWIVFTPEEMQRDIELFKGKTKQYIFISSASCYQTPLSYPIITESTPIRNNVWEYSNNKIKCEELLMKAYREQDFPFTIVRPSFTYDTIIPIAIGGVKEYTTADRILKGQEIIIHGDGTSVWVTTHADDFAVGLVGLLGLTQAIGHTFHITSDEVLTWNSIYKILADSLGCELNAVHITSDFICSLEPGFTGDLLGDKTESVIFDNTKIKTFVPEFKATIPFATGIKRTLEWFQESEDRMFVNQETNKKIDHVLKSYQART